A single region of the Rathayibacter rathayi genome encodes:
- a CDS encoding nucleoside deaminase produces the protein MRDSDLRVPPHSDEWMGLALDEARRACGWGDVPVGAVVLDSEGAVLGLGRNERELRRDPTAHAEVIAIRAAAQARGDWHLEGCTLVVTLEPCVLCAGAILAARIERVVFGAWDEKAGASGSVHDLLRDRRHNHVVEVYPGVRAEESSRLLLDFFASRR, from the coding sequence ATGCGCGACAGCGATCTGCGCGTCCCTCCGCACTCCGACGAGTGGATGGGCTTGGCTCTCGACGAGGCCCGTCGGGCCTGTGGGTGGGGAGACGTCCCGGTGGGCGCGGTGGTGCTCGACTCGGAGGGCGCCGTGCTCGGGCTCGGGCGCAATGAGCGGGAGCTGCGCCGGGATCCGACGGCGCACGCCGAGGTGATCGCGATCCGCGCGGCGGCGCAGGCTCGAGGCGACTGGCATCTCGAGGGCTGCACGCTGGTGGTCACCCTGGAGCCGTGTGTGCTCTGCGCGGGTGCGATCCTCGCGGCACGGATCGAGCGGGTCGTGTTCGGAGCATGGGATGAGAAGGCCGGGGCGTCGGGATCGGTGCACGACCTCCTCCGCGACCGCCGGCACAATCATGTGGTCGAGGTGTACCCCGGCGTTCGTGCCGAGGAGAGCTCGCGACTACTGCTCGACTTCTTCGCCTCCCGCCGCTGA
- the upp gene encoding uracil phosphoribosyltransferase: MRVHVADHPLITHKLTVLRDKRTPSPTFRQLAEELMTLLAYEATRGVRTRTVTIETPVTQTTGLALSDPQPLVVPILRAGLGMLGGMVKLIPTAEVGFLGMARNEETLEPTTYAERLPEDLSNRQCFVLDPMLATGGSLIAAIQFLFDRGAVDVTAVCLLAAPEGLTAVEKASGDRDVTIVLGSLDEKLNELGYIVPGLGDAGDRLYGLAG; the protein is encoded by the coding sequence ATGCGCGTCCACGTAGCCGACCACCCGCTGATCACCCATAAGCTCACCGTGCTGCGTGACAAGCGCACCCCCTCCCCCACCTTCCGGCAGCTCGCCGAAGAGTTGATGACGCTTCTGGCCTATGAGGCGACCCGCGGCGTCCGCACGCGCACCGTCACCATCGAGACTCCCGTGACGCAGACCACCGGTCTCGCGCTCAGCGACCCGCAGCCGCTCGTCGTCCCGATCCTCCGCGCAGGCCTGGGGATGCTCGGGGGCATGGTCAAGCTGATCCCCACCGCCGAGGTCGGCTTTCTGGGCATGGCGCGCAACGAGGAGACCCTCGAGCCGACCACGTACGCCGAGCGACTCCCCGAGGACCTATCGAACCGGCAGTGCTTCGTGCTGGACCCGATGCTCGCGACCGGCGGCTCACTCATCGCCGCCATTCAGTTCCTCTTCGACCGCGGGGCCGTGGATGTCACCGCCGTCTGCCTCCTCGCCGCCCCCGAGGGACTGACCGCGGTCGAAAAGGCCTCCGGCGACCGCGACGTGACCATCGTCCTCGGCTCCCTCGACGAGAAGCTCAACGAGCTCGGTTACATCGTCCCCGGCCTGGGTGACGCGGGCGACCGCCTCTACGGCCTGGCGGGCTGA
- a CDS encoding alpha/beta hydrolase, with product MEFRFDDATADNLIRTVEDASDSLRDHGIAWGGAMGTALQHFAGPYADLFRSACIIGSDNRVGLSRSLWDLADRVRETSQAAQKERARITALDAWRVREAEREQRRRAHPLAGLGVQPDEGMLVDPRPSEDRIPAPVLNAGYAIQEPPRTTTQYSGPLGHGRTSADPDDLVIYASTARAFGALMQERLTSVRASWASFTDECSWVPIENCTFLNAFDRFVTVNGEEASWVEAIADAFRAAGGGSLSSPGLNLAQTRFAPPTDQALRAILASVPAEDLAAMLAASPALAAQIQRMPPAVVHEWWQSLDPAADSGDPFSSRQHELLTALPLLIGNLEGIPYGARSVANASRLEAELTSLTAERDALRAITPGTGSADAVGPALADLERRLAVLANIHDSLTSFEGRNPRFLISLTDDDPPLAAVSIGDLDTATDVTYAVPGMGQTTATTTDWTRASQNLQSLLPPGHAVVAWIGYETPPNPIGVDLDMSVLTTDDAVAGATRLAAALGGLAAVRGDSIPHPNVVAHSYGSTVAAVAATRPDVQLGALITLGSAGLPDSVDNASDLHADGVYAGQGRPKFPGEKSSGDELAYLGRGLSEDHHVNPILPGFGAQVFGVENGGDKGRPVSAHGALESDTGDRAGYFDQNTESLLNVAAILNGNLNAVTEYKPLGPTGVQEKAGRLFDGDPN from the coding sequence ATGGAGTTTCGCTTCGACGACGCGACAGCCGACAATCTGATCCGCACAGTAGAAGACGCCAGCGATTCGCTGAGGGACCACGGGATCGCCTGGGGCGGCGCGATGGGCACGGCCCTGCAGCATTTTGCCGGCCCGTACGCCGATCTGTTCCGCTCAGCCTGCATCATCGGCTCCGATAATCGGGTCGGCCTCTCCCGGTCGCTCTGGGACCTGGCCGACCGTGTCCGCGAGACGTCGCAGGCAGCGCAGAAGGAACGGGCTCGAATCACGGCTCTCGATGCCTGGAGGGTGCGCGAGGCCGAGCGGGAGCAGCGGCGACGTGCCCATCCGCTCGCCGGCCTCGGCGTGCAGCCCGACGAGGGGATGCTGGTCGATCCGCGTCCGTCCGAGGACCGGATTCCTGCGCCGGTCCTCAACGCCGGCTACGCGATCCAGGAACCGCCGCGAACGACGACGCAGTATTCGGGCCCGCTCGGGCACGGCAGGACCTCCGCGGACCCGGACGACCTCGTCATCTACGCATCGACGGCGCGGGCGTTCGGCGCGCTGATGCAGGAGCGGCTGACCAGCGTCCGCGCCTCCTGGGCGTCCTTCACGGACGAGTGCTCCTGGGTCCCGATCGAGAACTGCACCTTCCTGAACGCCTTCGACCGCTTCGTGACCGTGAACGGCGAGGAGGCCAGCTGGGTCGAGGCGATCGCCGATGCATTCCGCGCGGCCGGAGGTGGTTCCCTCTCCTCGCCGGGTCTCAATCTCGCTCAAACCCGGTTCGCTCCCCCCACCGATCAGGCGCTGCGAGCCATCCTCGCGTCCGTCCCCGCGGAAGACCTCGCGGCGATGCTCGCGGCGTCGCCCGCTCTGGCCGCGCAGATCCAGAGGATGCCACCCGCCGTCGTGCACGAGTGGTGGCAGAGCCTTGACCCCGCAGCCGACTCCGGCGATCCGTTCTCGTCCCGGCAACACGAGCTGCTGACGGCGCTGCCGCTGCTGATCGGGAATCTCGAGGGGATTCCCTACGGTGCCCGGTCGGTGGCGAACGCGTCCCGTCTCGAGGCGGAGCTCACGAGCCTGACCGCCGAGCGGGACGCCCTGCGCGCGATCACTCCGGGCACGGGCAGTGCCGACGCCGTGGGGCCGGCTCTCGCGGACCTCGAGCGACGACTCGCCGTCCTCGCGAACATCCACGACTCCCTGACGTCCTTCGAAGGCCGGAACCCCAGGTTCCTGATCTCGCTGACCGACGACGACCCGCCCCTGGCCGCGGTCTCGATCGGCGACCTCGACACCGCGACCGACGTCACCTACGCGGTCCCCGGCATGGGGCAGACGACCGCGACGACGACCGACTGGACGAGGGCCTCGCAGAACCTGCAGTCGCTGCTGCCGCCGGGGCACGCGGTCGTCGCCTGGATCGGCTACGAGACGCCGCCCAATCCGATCGGCGTCGACCTCGACATGTCGGTGCTCACGACCGACGACGCGGTCGCCGGCGCGACCCGCCTCGCCGCCGCTCTCGGCGGACTCGCCGCCGTCCGCGGGGACTCGATCCCCCACCCGAACGTCGTCGCGCACTCCTACGGCAGCACGGTCGCCGCCGTCGCGGCGACCCGACCGGACGTGCAGCTCGGCGCCCTGATCACCCTCGGCTCCGCGGGGCTCCCCGATTCCGTCGACAACGCATCCGATCTGCACGCCGACGGCGTCTATGCCGGCCAGGGCCGCCCCAAGTTCCCCGGTGAGAAAAGCAGCGGCGACGAACTGGCCTATCTGGGACGGGGGTTGAGCGAGGATCACCACGTCAATCCCATCCTGCCGGGATTCGGAGCCCAGGTCTTCGGAGTGGAGAACGGCGGCGACAAGGGTCGGCCGGTCTCGGCCCACGGAGCACTGGAGAGCGATACGGGCGACAGGGCGGGGTACTTCGACCAAAACACCGAGTCGCTGTTAAATGTCGCCGCAATTCTCAACGGGAACCTGAACGCCGTGACTGAGTACAAGCCCCTCGGGCCCACAGGAGTGCAGGAAAAGGCGGGAAGGTTATTCGATGGCGACCCGAACTAA
- a CDS encoding winged helix-turn-helix domain-containing protein, which translates to MTLLHPRTVPTAATTAASRLQPIGDAAPAAPRLRAVPQGTEARGFALYVGIDEAKARAAGLDLGRLVEELKRITAQLAPDAETYASVALAPQGVGGRDVDVVRLALQDPAAVAKRRADAEPDPDRVPGGVVIDISRKRVVLDDETTALTYKEFELLQYLVLREGRTIERTELIASLWGATDDDAPNERTIDVHVRRLRAKLGRYEEIVRTVRGVGYRFDRHADVAIRYASTPSPDLF; encoded by the coding sequence ATGACCCTCCTCCACCCCCGTACCGTCCCCACCGCCGCCACGACAGCCGCCTCCCGGCTCCAGCCGATCGGCGACGCCGCCCCCGCCGCACCACGCCTCCGCGCCGTCCCCCAGGGGACCGAGGCCCGCGGATTCGCCCTCTACGTCGGCATCGACGAGGCCAAGGCCCGCGCCGCCGGACTCGACCTGGGTCGCCTAGTCGAAGAGCTCAAGCGCATTACCGCCCAGCTCGCCCCCGACGCCGAGACCTACGCCTCCGTCGCTCTCGCTCCGCAGGGCGTCGGCGGCCGTGATGTCGACGTGGTCCGCCTCGCGCTCCAGGACCCCGCCGCCGTCGCCAAGCGCCGCGCCGACGCCGAACCCGACCCTGATCGCGTGCCCGGCGGAGTCGTCATTGACATCTCTCGTAAGCGCGTCGTTCTCGATGACGAGACCACCGCTCTCACCTACAAGGAGTTCGAGCTCCTCCAGTACCTCGTGCTCCGCGAGGGCCGCACCATCGAGCGCACCGAGCTCATCGCCTCCCTGTGGGGCGCCACCGACGACGACGCACCCAACGAGCGCACCATCGACGTCCACGTCCGTCGGCTCCGGGCCAAGCTCGGCCGCTACGAGGAGATCGTGCGCACCGTCCGCGGCGTCGGCTACCGCTTCGATCGCCACGCGGACGTCGCCATCCGGTACGCCTCCACGCCGTCGCCGGATCTGTTCTGA